One genomic region from Campylobacter concisus encodes:
- a CDS encoding DpnD/PcfM family protein, protein MSEFEVEITEILSKKIKFKAKDQHEACKIAKKAYEKSEIVLGADDFTEVKFKSCPQVSQKIKVKNE, encoded by the coding sequence ATGAGTGAATTTGAAGTTGAGATAACTGAAATTTTAAGTAAAAAAATAAAGTTTAAAGCAAAAGATCAGCATGAGGCATGTAAGATCGCCAAAAAGGCTTATGAAAAGAGTGAGATCGTGCTTGGAGCTGATGATTTTACTGAGGTGAAATTTAAATCTTGTCCACAAGTAAGCCAAAAGATCAAGGTAAAAAATGAATAA
- a CDS encoding type II restriction endonuclease yields MNNITPFDEFMASLKETNATLGYFCDFEKCSKNLAKVAIKLNALNSLLGSKDLKTDIFTLFREYRSCFEVLNLLIAVRESGRKVVSSSGNLLELKSYFDEPEKIYSFLLETGLDEVFKDRKIKNLCDYVFGVEVGLDTNARKNRSGANFANLISERFHSENICFQAEVSSSNFSLNLGSDVKIFDFATRIENITYLIEANFYSAGGSKLNEVARAYIEIAKRISYLPEYKFIWITDGWGWHDARNKLQEAYKCVRIYNLANLHLFINELKNA; encoded by the coding sequence ATGAATAATATAACTCCTTTTGATGAATTTATGGCAAGTTTAAAAGAGACAAATGCTACACTTGGCTACTTTTGTGATTTTGAAAAATGTTCTAAGAACCTTGCGAAGGTCGCTATCAAACTTAATGCTTTAAATTCTTTGCTTGGTTCAAAAGATTTGAAAACAGATATTTTCACACTTTTTAGAGAATATCGAAGCTGCTTTGAGGTACTAAATTTACTAATTGCCGTTCGAGAAAGTGGTAGAAAAGTTGTGAGCTCAAGCGGTAATTTACTTGAGCTAAAGAGTTATTTTGATGAGCCAGAGAAAATTTACAGCTTTCTTTTAGAGACTGGGCTTGATGAAGTTTTCAAGGATAGAAAAATTAAAAATTTATGTGATTATGTATTTGGCGTGGAAGTTGGACTTGATACAAACGCTAGAAAAAACCGCAGTGGAGCAAATTTTGCGAATTTAATTTCAGAAAGGTTTCATTCTGAAAATATCTGCTTTCAAGCTGAAGTATCAAGCTCAAATTTTTCATTAAATTTAGGTAGTGATGTGAAGATATTTGATTTTGCGACTCGCATAGAAAATATCACTTATCTAATCGAAGCAAATTTTTATAGTGCCGGTGGCTCAAAATTAAACGAAGTAGCAAGAGCTTACATCGAAATAGCCAAAAGGATCTCCTATTTGCCAGAGTATAAATTTATCTGGATCACTGATGGCTGGGGTTGGCACGATGCTAGAAATAAGCTACAAGAGGCCTATAAGTGTGTGAGGATTTATAACCTTGCAAATTTGCACCTTTTTATAAATGAGCTTAAAAATGCATAA
- a CDS encoding DNA-methyltransferase — MHNDFRLINGDCFSELAKFKGEFDLIFADPPYFLSNGGLSIQNGQIVSVNKGKWDEGTNIDEIDEFNLEWLKLAKNALSNNGSVMISGTYHNIFSIGRALQKLDYKILNIITWQKTNPPPNFSCRYLTHSTEQIIWARKDERHKHIFNYELMKRINGDKQMKDVWSFAAISPWEKACGKHPTQKPLSLLIRLILMASNENSVICDPFAGSATTGIAANLLGRDFVGIEKEQGFMDIALKRKAELEANSIKFRDKFSDIKLLDSLKFG; from the coding sequence ATGCATAACGATTTCAGGCTCATAAATGGCGACTGCTTTAGCGAACTAGCTAAATTTAAGGGAGAGTTTGATCTTATCTTTGCGGATCCACCATATTTTCTTTCAAATGGCGGACTTAGCATCCAAAACGGGCAGATAGTTAGCGTAAATAAAGGCAAGTGGGATGAGGGCACAAATATCGATGAAATTGATGAGTTTAACCTAGAATGGCTCAAACTCGCTAAAAACGCACTTAGTAATAACGGCAGCGTGATGATAAGTGGGACATATCACAACATCTTTTCTATAGGTAGAGCGCTTCAAAAGCTTGATTATAAAATTTTAAACATCATTACATGGCAAAAGACTAATCCTCCGCCAAATTTTAGCTGTAGGTATCTAACGCATAGTACTGAGCAGATCATTTGGGCTAGAAAAGATGAGAGACATAAACACATCTTTAACTATGAGCTTATGAAGCGAATAAATGGAGATAAACAGATGAAAGATGTGTGGAGTTTTGCTGCGATTTCTCCTTGGGAGAAAGCATGCGGTAAGCACCCTACACAAAAACCACTTTCGCTTTTGATAAGGCTTATTTTGATGGCAAGTAATGAAAATAGTGTCATTTGTGATCCATTTGCAGGCTCTGCAACAACTGGCATAGCTGCAAATTTGTTAGGTAGAGATTTTGTTGGTATCGAAAAAGAGCAGGGATTTATGGATATAGCACTTAAGCGAAAGGCTGAGCTAGAAGCAAATTCTATAAAATTTAGAGATAAATTTAGTGATATAAAGTTGCTAGACAGCTTAAAATTTGGTTAG
- a CDS encoding DUF507 family protein: protein MRLKLPHVPYISHKIAIDLLNCGFVRLNKGIEPIVAKTSEILTVDVQKERALDERVNELLEKNEDEMQTMQIDRKNMFWLVKKKLAGEFDVILTHEDRFSNIAHKVLETIWKSGLVDYNVSENRVKNVIYNSIDEYLKSYEKIEDDVYEMIQNYKHKLIPGTDEYDLVFERLYQDELKKRGML from the coding sequence ATGCGTTTAAAACTCCCACACGTTCCGTATATTTCACATAAAATAGCAATAGATCTTCTAAATTGTGGTTTCGTAAGACTAAATAAAGGCATTGAGCCAATCGTAGCAAAAACAAGTGAAATTTTAACAGTCGATGTTCAAAAAGAAAGAGCTTTAGATGAGCGAGTAAATGAGCTTTTGGAGAAAAATGAAGACGAGATGCAAACTATGCAAATTGACCGCAAAAATATGTTTTGGCTCGTTAAAAAGAAGCTCGCAGGCGAATTTGATGTAATCTTAACCCACGAAGATAGATTTAGCAATATCGCTCACAAAGTGCTTGAAACTATTTGGAAGAGCGGTCTTGTTGATTATAATGTATCTGAAAATCGCGTAAAAAATGTGATTTATAACTCAATAGACGAGTACTTAAAAAGCTATGAGAAGATAGAAGATGATGTTTATGAAATGATACAAAATTATAAACATAAGCTAATCCCAGGAACTGATGAATATGATCTTGTTTTTGAGCGTTTGTATCAAGATGAGCTTAAAAAAAGAGGCATGCTTTAA
- the carA gene encoding glutamine-hydrolyzing carbamoyl-phosphate synthase small subunit yields the protein MKAYIYIENGVFLEAKAFGTHGECAGELVFNTSMTGYEEIMSDPSYAGQFIVFTMPEIGIVGINEDDMESLRIHASGVIMRSYNETPSNYRSQKSLGKFFEEQGKFGVYDVDTRYLTKMLRDEGALMAYISTQISDKDELKRRLESSGRIENINYVKTVSAMDEYEHKRGAWDRNLKSYKPLKSIGKKIAVFDFGVKRNILNELCETGLEVIVVPHDTKAEILIEKFKNGEINGVFLSNGPGEPKNLKAEIGEIKKMIEARIPIFGICLGHQLLSNAFGYETYKLKFGQHGANHPVLNLETKAIEITTQNHNYNVPESIAEVAVVTHRNLFDNTIEGVRYKEYPIFSVQHHPEASGGPSESKYIFKQFLEIL from the coding sequence ATGAAAGCTTACATTTATATTGAAAATGGTGTTTTTTTAGAAGCAAAAGCTTTTGGTACTCACGGCGAGTGTGCAGGTGAGCTCGTTTTTAATACCTCAATGACTGGCTATGAAGAGATCATGAGCGATCCAAGCTATGCTGGTCAGTTTATCGTCTTTACTATGCCAGAAATAGGCATAGTAGGTATAAATGAAGATGATATGGAGAGCCTTAGAATTCATGCAAGTGGCGTTATAATGAGAAGCTACAACGAGACCCCGTCAAACTACCGCTCGCAAAAATCTTTGGGAAAATTTTTCGAAGAGCAAGGTAAATTTGGCGTTTATGACGTTGATACTAGATACCTCACAAAGATGCTACGTGACGAGGGTGCGCTTATGGCCTATATCTCAACGCAGATAAGCGACAAAGATGAGCTAAAACGCAGGCTTGAAAGTAGCGGGCGCATCGAAAATATAAACTACGTAAAAACAGTTAGTGCGATGGATGAATATGAGCACAAAAGAGGTGCATGGGATAGAAATTTAAAGTCATATAAGCCGTTAAAAAGTATTGGTAAAAAGATAGCTGTTTTTGACTTTGGTGTAAAGAGAAATATCTTAAATGAGCTATGTGAAACTGGTCTTGAAGTCATTGTCGTGCCACACGACACTAAGGCTGAAATTTTGATAGAAAAATTTAAAAATGGCGAGATAAATGGGGTATTCTTATCAAATGGTCCTGGTGAGCCAAAAAATTTAAAGGCCGAAATAGGCGAGATCAAAAAGATGATTGAGGCTAGGATACCTATATTTGGCATTTGTCTTGGACATCAGCTACTATCAAACGCCTTTGGATACGAGACATATAAGCTTAAATTTGGTCAGCATGGAGCAAATCACCCAGTGCTAAATTTAGAGACAAAGGCGATCGAGATAACAACACAAAATCACAACTACAACGTACCTGAAAGTATCGCAGAAGTAGCAGTTGTGACGCATAGAAATTTATTTGACAACACGATCGAAGGTGTGAGATACAAAGAATATCCGATCTTTTCAGTTCAGCACCACCCAGAAGCAAGTGGTGGTCCAAGCGAGAGTAAATATATATTTAAGCAGTTTTTAGAAATTTTATAA
- a CDS encoding sulfite exporter TauE/SafE family protein, with protein MQNINLYMIISVAFLSSFSHCVGMCSGFLSLQTLFFKGKNKIEILMLSTLYSLARIFAYVVLGALLGTFGAVISFNMQARGVIFFIVGLMIAFIGIALLFRGELLKFVENQKALNFVARIAKTRIQKKNLTNFLLLGFLNGFLPCGVVYYFLALGILSANFIDSVFIMLVFGLCTLPAMLLASFVFGILNEKFKDIMFKISASIMIINGIYLSFLGYRANA; from the coding sequence ATGCAAAACATAAACCTTTACATGATTATCTCAGTTGCATTTTTAAGTAGCTTTAGTCATTGTGTAGGTATGTGCAGCGGATTTTTGAGTTTACAGACTCTATTTTTTAAAGGTAAGAATAAAATAGAAATTTTAATGCTAAGTACGCTTTATAGTCTAGCTAGAATTTTTGCTTATGTAGTTTTAGGAGCTTTACTTGGCACCTTTGGAGCTGTTATTAGCTTTAACATGCAAGCAAGAGGCGTGATATTTTTCATAGTTGGCTTAATGATCGCGTTTATCGGCATTGCCTTACTTTTTAGGGGTGAACTTTTAAAATTTGTAGAGAATCAAAAGGCGCTTAATTTTGTAGCAAGAATTGCAAAAACAAGGATTCAAAAGAAAAATTTAACAAATTTTTTATTACTTGGTTTTTTAAATGGCTTTTTGCCTTGTGGTGTGGTTTATTATTTTTTGGCACTTGGGATTTTAAGTGCAAATTTTATTGATTCGGTTTTTATAATGCTTGTATTTGGTCTTTGTACATTGCCAGCTATGCTTTTAGCTAGCTTTGTATTTGGAATTTTAAATGAAAAATTTAAAGACATAATGTTTAAGATCTCAGCTAGCATAATGATAATAAATGGAATTTATCTATCATTTTTAGGATATAGAGCAAATGCTTAA
- a CDS encoding response regulator transcription factor, which yields MSKILNNLTVLIVENEGDGKKIVQEVMRDKFEKVITAQNGDEGLKKFKKYNPNMVITDVFMPIMNGLDMAKCIKEISKDTPIIVFSTNSEKETLLKAIDVGIDKYVLKPIDLDDFLVTLENVAKNKIETANIIQVTNGYSFNKIKRVLIRDGVEISLTKKELAFISLLIKRLGTLVLHDEIKNVVWVGESVTEAAIRTFVKRVRDKVGSNFIKNVPGLGYKIDRRLS from the coding sequence ATGAGCAAGATTCTTAATAATCTAACTGTTCTTATCGTTGAGAATGAGGGAGATGGTAAAAAAATAGTACAAGAAGTTATGCGAGATAAATTCGAAAAAGTTATCACTGCTCAAAATGGCGATGAAGGACTTAAGAAATTTAAAAAATATAATCCAAATATGGTTATAACAGACGTTTTTATGCCTATAATGAATGGCCTTGATATGGCTAAATGCATTAAAGAAATTTCAAAAGATACACCTATTATAGTTTTTAGTACAAATAGTGAAAAAGAAACACTTCTAAAAGCGATAGATGTTGGTATTGATAAATACGTTTTAAAGCCGATTGATCTTGATGATTTTTTAGTTACGTTAGAAAATGTCGCTAAAAATAAGATAGAAACAGCAAATATTATTCAGGTTACAAATGGATATAGTTTTAATAAAATAAAACGTGTGCTTATCAGAGATGGTGTTGAAATTTCTCTTACAAAAAAAGAACTTGCTTTTATATCTTTACTCATAAAAAGACTTGGTACGCTTGTGCTTCACGATGAAATAAAAAATGTTGTTTGGGTTGGTGAGAGCGTGACAGAGGCTGCTATTAGGACCTTTGTTAAACGTGTTAGAGATAAAGTCGGTAGTAATTTTATAAAAAATGTTCCTGGACTTGGTTACAAAATAGATAGAAGACTCTCTTAG
- the ccoN gene encoding cytochrome-c oxidase, cbb3-type subunit I, producing the protein MRPSQLLHYDYSVAKLFMFSTIFFGIVGMAIGVLVAFQLACPDLNYIAGEYSAFGRLRPLHTNGIIFGFMLSGIFSTWYYIGQRVLKVSMSESPFLMFIGKLHFWLYIFVMILAVVTLFMGESTSKEYAELEWPIDIAVVVVWVLWGVSIFGLIGIRREKTLYISVWYYIATFLGVAMLYLFNNMEIPTRLVSGYGSWLHSVSMYAGSNDALVQWWYGHNAVAFVFTVAIIAQIYYFLPKESGQPIFSYKLSLFSFWGLMFIYLWAGGHHLIYTAVPDWMQTMGSVFSIVLILPSWGSAINMLLTMKGEWTQLRESPLIKFMILASTFYMFSTLEGPILAIKSVNALAHYTDWVPGHVHDGALGWVGFMTMAALYHMTPRVFKREIYSKSLMEAQFWIQTTGIVLYFASMWIAGITQGMMWRATDSYGNLLYSFIDTVVVLIPYYYIRAIGGLLYLIGFLMFAYNIYKSTSAKAILAEPKSATPMGGAKANAEVM; encoded by the coding sequence ATGCGACCATCCCAGTTGCTACATTATGATTATAGTGTGGCAAAACTCTTTATGTTTTCCACAATATTTTTTGGTATTGTTGGCATGGCTATTGGTGTTTTGGTGGCTTTTCAGCTTGCCTGTCCTGATCTAAACTATATAGCTGGTGAGTATTCGGCCTTTGGAAGGTTGCGTCCTCTTCATACCAATGGCATTATATTTGGTTTTATGCTTTCAGGTATTTTTTCTACTTGGTACTATATCGGACAGCGTGTTTTAAAAGTTTCAATGAGTGAGTCGCCATTTTTGATGTTCATTGGTAAGCTTCATTTTTGGCTTTATATATTTGTTATGATTCTAGCTGTTGTGACGCTTTTTATGGGCGAGAGTACATCTAAGGAGTATGCCGAGCTCGAGTGGCCAATAGATATTGCAGTAGTAGTAGTCTGGGTGCTTTGGGGCGTTAGTATATTTGGACTTATTGGTATACGCCGCGAGAAAACACTTTACATCTCAGTTTGGTATTACATTGCTACATTTCTTGGCGTTGCCATGCTTTATCTATTTAATAACATGGAAATTCCAACAAGGCTAGTTAGTGGATATGGCTCATGGCTACACTCAGTTTCGATGTATGCTGGCTCTAATGATGCTTTGGTTCAGTGGTGGTACGGTCACAACGCAGTTGCATTTGTATTTACAGTAGCGATCATTGCCCAAATTTATTATTTCTTACCAAAAGAGAGCGGACAGCCAATATTTTCTTATAAGCTTTCGTTATTTTCATTCTGGGGCCTTATGTTTATCTATCTTTGGGCTGGCGGTCACCACCTAATATATACTGCTGTGCCTGATTGGATGCAGACTATGGGTTCGGTTTTTTCTATTGTTTTGATTTTACCTTCTTGGGGTTCAGCTATTAATATGCTTCTTACAATGAAAGGCGAATGGACACAACTTCGCGAGAGCCCGCTTATTAAATTTATGATTCTAGCTTCAACTTTTTATATGTTTTCAACTCTTGAAGGCCCTATCTTAGCTATCAAATCTGTAAATGCACTAGCTCACTATACTGACTGGGTGCCAGGACACGTACATGATGGCGCACTTGGCTGGGTTGGTTTTATGACTATGGCAGCACTTTATCATATGACGCCACGTGTCTTTAAGCGTGAAATTTATTCAAAATCCTTAATGGAAGCTCAATTTTGGATACAAACAACAGGTATCGTTTTATACTTTGCTTCTATGTGGATTGCTGGTATTACGCAAGGTATGATGTGGAGAGCGACTGATAGTTATGGAAATTTACTCTACTCATTTATTGATACTGTTGTAGTGCTTATACCTTATTATTATATTAGAGCTATTGGTGGGCTTTTGTATTTGATTGGCTTTTTGATGTTTGCTTACAATATTTATAAATCAACTTCTGCTAAAGCTATTTTGGCAGAGCCAAAAAGTGCAACGCCTATGGGCGGTGCTAAAGCCAATGCGGAGGTGATGTGA
- the ccoO gene encoding cytochrome-c oxidase, cbb3-type subunit II has product MFAWLEKNPFFFAVCVFIVIAYAGVVEILPDFANRARPLEGTKPYTVLELAGKNIYIQNGCNTCHSQMIRPFKAETDRYGMYSLSGEFAYDRPHLWGSKRTGPDLMRVGNYRTTDWHENHMLNPASVVPGSIMPAYPFLFKKNADIETAYAEALTVKKVFNTPYDEKDMPALGTFEQANANVKEQAASIVESMKDEQVKSAFAKGEIRQIVALIAYLNSLK; this is encoded by the coding sequence ATGTTTGCTTGGTTAGAAAAAAATCCATTCTTTTTTGCAGTTTGCGTCTTTATCGTCATAGCTTATGCTGGCGTGGTAGAAATTTTACCTGATTTCGCAAATAGAGCTAGACCACTCGAGGGTACAAAACCTTATACAGTTTTAGAGCTTGCTGGAAAAAATATATATATACAAAATGGTTGCAACACCTGCCACTCACAGATGATACGTCCGTTTAAAGCTGAGACTGATAGATATGGCATGTATTCGCTAAGTGGCGAATTTGCTTATGATCGTCCGCATCTTTGGGGTTCAAAAAGAACGGGCCCAGATCTTATGCGTGTGGGTAATTATAGAACGACAGATTGGCATGAAAATCATATGTTAAACCCAGCCTCTGTTGTGCCAGGTTCGATCATGCCAGCATATCCATTTTTATTTAAGAAAAATGCTGACATAGAGACCGCTTACGCTGAAGCACTAACTGTTAAAAAGGTCTTTAACACGCCTTATGATGAGAAAGATATGCCAGCTCTTGGTACTTTTGAGCAAGCAAATGCCAACGTGAAAGAGCAGGCTGCAAGTATCGTTGAAAGTATGAAAGATGAGCAAGTAAAAAGTGCCTTTGCAAAGGGTGAAATTCGCCAGATCGTGGCACTTATCGCCTATCTAAATAGCCTAAAATAG
- a CDS encoding cytochrome c oxidase, cbb3-type, CcoQ subunit — translation MMDIRELQAYGYFILTAFLAITLYAYFFHLYKSEKQGRRNYEKYSKLALDDEIGSKILEQKATKESVCNG, via the coding sequence ATAATGGATATTAGAGAACTTCAAGCTTATGGCTATTTTATTTTGACAGCATTCTTAGCTATCACTTTGTATGCTTATTTTTTTCATCTTTACAAAAGTGAAAAGCAAGGTAGAAGAAATTATGAGAAATATTCGAAATTAGCCCTAGATGATGAGATCGGAAGTAAAATTTTAGAGCAAAAGGCTACAAAGGAGAGCGTATGCAATGGCTAA
- a CDS encoding cbb3-type cytochrome c oxidase N-terminal domain-containing protein has protein sequence MQWLNLEDNINLLALIGAILIIVLTVVVAGKYVGQMKVKKDESVELSEHNWDGIGEYKNPVPFGWAIVFLLTLVWAIWYYLLGYPLNSYSQIGEYNKEVKEANAKFEKEYANPSKETLHAMGESVFLVQCSACHGITGDGIGGKAANLQIWGSEQGIVDTILNGSKGLDYPMGEMPAGLADADGAKAIAAYVAKEISAIKSTKNENLVAMGKELYVACAACHGDDGKGMDGMSADLSKYGSSEFIVDVLNRGKNGNIGVMPKFNDGRLNEIQQKAVGEYVISLSKGE, from the coding sequence ATGCAATGGCTAAATTTAGAAGATAATATAAATTTACTTGCGTTAATAGGTGCCATCTTAATTATCGTACTAACTGTCGTTGTAGCTGGCAAGTATGTTGGTCAAATGAAAGTTAAAAAAGATGAAAGCGTAGAGCTTAGCGAGCACAACTGGGATGGGATAGGCGAGTATAAAAACCCAGTTCCATTTGGTTGGGCGATAGTTTTTTTACTAACTCTTGTTTGGGCTATTTGGTATTATTTACTTGGTTATCCACTAAATTCTTACTCACAAATCGGTGAATATAATAAAGAAGTAAAAGAAGCAAACGCTAAATTTGAAAAAGAGTATGCAAACCCAAGCAAAGAAACGCTTCATGCTATGGGAGAGAGCGTATTTTTGGTGCAATGCTCAGCATGTCATGGCATCACAGGCGATGGCATTGGTGGCAAAGCTGCAAATTTACAAATTTGGGGTAGCGAACAAGGAATAGTTGATACGATACTAAATGGCTCAAAGGGACTTGATTATCCTATGGGCGAGATGCCAGCAGGTCTAGCTGATGCTGATGGAGCAAAGGCCATTGCAGCTTATGTTGCAAAAGAGATAAGTGCTATAAAAAGTACAAAAAATGAAAATTTAGTAGCTATGGGAAAAGAGCTTTACGTAGCTTGTGCTGCTTGTCACGGAGATGATGGCAAAGGCATGGATGGTATGTCGGCTGATCTTAGTAAATATGGTTCAAGTGAGTTCATCGTAGATGTACTAAATCGTGGTAAAAACGGCAACATCGGTGTTATGCCTAAATTTAATGATGGCAGATTAAACGAGATACAACAAAAAGCAGTTGGCGAATATGTCATATCGCTATCAAAGGGCGAATAA
- a CDS encoding DUF4006 family protein, translated as MENKNRNIFALNGISGYLVAVLLLLSILGVLTYIGIGLQKDVATKPYSLKDASSIEMKSVDNAKHVIIKE; from the coding sequence ATGGAAAATAAAAATAGAAATATCTTTGCTTTAAATGGCATTAGCGGTTATTTGGTGGCAGTTTTGCTTTTGCTATCTATCCTTGGCGTACTTACTTATATTGGTATTGGCTTGCAAAAAGATGTAGCAACCAAACCTTACTCATTAAAAGATGCAAGTAGCATTGAGATGAAGAGCGTTGACAACGCTAAACACGTCATTATAAAGGAGTAG
- a CDS encoding FixH family protein, giving the protein MDKKTFWPYAIVLSFIAIIIACAVTIIIALKYPVEMDSSYMQSYQNVDENITFIKESEKRFDEKFDLKFEPNFNALNAKFKFHLTPQKGEISALKYEILLTRPQTNKENKILRASWQENDLVSEETSLREGRWQLLLRLSDTNDTRYYKFDLNVTK; this is encoded by the coding sequence ATGGATAAAAAAACCTTTTGGCCTTATGCTATCGTGCTTAGCTTCATTGCTATCATTATCGCTTGCGCAGTAACGATCATCATAGCACTGAAATATCCAGTCGAGATGGATAGCTCTTATATGCAAAGCTACCAAAATGTCGATGAAAATATAACCTTTATCAAAGAGAGTGAAAAACGCTTTGATGAGAAATTTGATCTAAAATTTGAGCCAAATTTTAATGCCCTAAATGCTAAGTTTAAATTTCATCTAACTCCCCAAAAAGGAGAAATTTCAGCTTTAAAATATGAAATTTTACTTACTCGCCCACAGACAAATAAAGAAAATAAAATTTTAAGAGCTTCATGGCAAGAAAATGATCTAGTAAGTGAAGAAACAAGTCTAAGAGAAGGTAGATGGCAGCTACTTTTAAGGCTAAGTGACACTAATGATACAAGGTATTATAAATTTGATCTTAATGTCACAAAATGA
- a CDS encoding flavin reductase: MHKELNRQGFYYGFPVLLATTKDKNANDDITVLSSSWTLGNTVVLGIGIENQGFKNIKNGSDITLNLCDESLLEAVQKMEKLTGDSDVPEEKKNLGYTYEHDKFKVANLSKEPGINAKTVRIKECKIQIETVVEKIELKEWFSIVTCKITGIFVDENLLKDKKIDTQKWHPLIYKFKEYVGTCERLGLNFGFKEI, encoded by the coding sequence ATGCATAAAGAGTTAAACAGACAAGGTTTTTACTACGGCTTTCCGGTTTTGCTAGCCACTACAAAAGATAAAAATGCAAACGATGATATCACGGTGCTTTCATCTTCTTGGACGTTAGGAAATACAGTAGTGCTTGGCATAGGCATTGAAAATCAAGGCTTTAAAAATATTAAAAACGGTTCAGATATCACGCTAAATTTATGTGATGAAAGCCTGCTAGAAGCTGTGCAAAAAATGGAAAAACTAACTGGTGATAGTGACGTGCCAGAAGAAAAAAAGAATCTTGGCTACACCTACGAGCACGATAAATTTAAGGTAGCAAATCTCAGCAAAGAACCTGGCATAAATGCAAAAACCGTCAGGATAAAAGAGTGTAAGATACAGATAGAAACGGTTGTAGAAAAGATAGAGTTAAAAGAGTGGTTTAGCATAGTTACTTGCAAGATTACAGGCATTTTTGTAGATGAAAATTTACTAAAAGATAAAAAGATAGATACGCAAAAATGGCATCCATTAATCTATAAATTTAAAGAATATGTCGGTACTTGTGAGCGTTTGGGATTAAATTTTGGATTTAAAGAGATTTGA